One genomic segment of Nitratidesulfovibrio sp. includes these proteins:
- the nikB gene encoding nickel ABC transporter permease subunit NikB translates to MPAYILKRLAALIPLLLLVSVVVFLLLRAAQGDPAMAYLRLSRIPPTDEALATARRMLELDLPLWEQYARWLARAVIGDFGNSYVTGRPVLGEVLHYLPATLQLAGAALLLTLAVSVPLGVGAALHRDRPLDNAARALSFTSVSLPNFWLGFLLVWLFAVKLGWLPALGRGGLEHMVLPAITLSLMSMGINTRLIRTSLLENMHARHIMYARARGISEHAVVWRHMFKNSLIPVLTSLGMHVGELLGGAVIVETVFAWPGVGRYAVSAVYNRDYPILQCFMLLMTAIFVLCNLAVDILYAWADPRIRLGEDRA, encoded by the coding sequence ATGCCCGCCTACATCCTGAAACGCCTCGCCGCGCTCATCCCCCTGCTGCTGCTGGTCTCGGTGGTGGTCTTCCTGCTGTTGCGCGCCGCCCAGGGCGACCCGGCCATGGCCTACCTGCGCCTGTCGCGCATCCCCCCCACCGACGAGGCCCTGGCCACCGCCCGCCGCATGCTGGAACTGGACCTGCCCCTGTGGGAACAGTACGCCCGCTGGCTGGCCCGCGCCGTCATCGGCGACTTCGGCAACTCCTACGTCACGGGGCGCCCGGTGCTGGGCGAGGTGCTGCACTACCTGCCCGCCACCCTGCAACTGGCCGGGGCGGCCCTGCTGCTCACCCTGGCCGTCAGCGTCCCCCTCGGGGTCGGTGCGGCCCTGCACCGCGACCGTCCGCTGGACAACGCGGCCCGCGCCCTGTCCTTCACCAGCGTATCCCTGCCCAACTTCTGGCTGGGCTTCCTGCTGGTGTGGCTGTTCGCGGTCAAGCTGGGCTGGCTGCCCGCGCTGGGGCGCGGCGGGCTTGAACACATGGTGCTGCCCGCCATCACCCTGTCGCTGATGTCCATGGGCATCAACACCCGGCTCATCCGCACCAGCCTGCTGGAAAACATGCACGCCCGGCACATCATGTATGCACGGGCACGCGGCATTTCCGAACATGCCGTGGTCTGGCGGCACATGTTCAAGAATTCGCTGATCCCGGTGCTGACCTCGCTTGGCATGCACGTGGGTGAACTTCTGGGCGGCGCGGTGATCGTTGAAACGGTGTTCGCCTGGCCGGGGGTGGGCCGCTACGCGGTGTCCGCCGTGTACAACCGCGACTACCCCATCCTGCAATGCTTCATGCTGCTGATGACGGCCATCTTCGTGCTGTGCAACCTGGCCGTGGATATCCTGTACGCGTGGGCCGACCCGCGCATCCGCCTGGGGGAGGACCGCGCATGA
- the nikC gene encoding nickel ABC transporter permease subunit NikC: MSTEALDAAAPPVVPATYPGAAPGNTLLRQLLSRPTALAALALLCIILSMAVFAPYLSPRHPADVDITRKFEAPSLEEPLGTDHLGRSVLARLCHGTRVSLFAVGAILTCIVAVGLTAGCVAGYAGGRVDSLLMRACDVFMTFPTFILALFLVGVLGSGLTNVIIAVACTHWAWYARFARGLVLGLKQREYVLAARAAGTRPARLVLRHILPPVLAQMLVMAGLDVGHMLLHVSGLSFLGLGVRPPTPEWGVMIGDAREYIGAHPEQLLYPGLMIFVTVMAFNLLGDALRDALDPAAARETEGGAACAAHAPDGIDATDGMVGPVGADGGDGLTAPEYPDAAGNRPVELDEVRTDARAGDDRSDMAPALAASAPAPVPALAVRGLELRRAARTAGTVRDTETGTTKPALSGPALGPPLVGPVDLTVERGQVVCLVGPSGCGKSLTCMALLGMLPDGVARTAGTIRVNGQTVDWQAPEGHAADGAPPERLRLLRGRGAAYVLQNPASCFDPVFTIGAHFQETLAAHLPAAPKDGPKGTRRPDWHTAALAALREVGFDDAQAILRHYPFQMSGGMLQRVMIALALVLDVPLLIADEPTTDLDLPSQAHVLDLLDQVRRTRNMAILLVTHDLSVAARMADRMAVMRHGRVVEQGDVRELFSAPRHPYTRALLAAHHRLYGLRPPLADGVAPQPLVTSSAAASRP, translated from the coding sequence ATGAGTACGGAAGCACTCGACGCCGCCGCCCCCCCTGTCGTCCCCGCGACCTATCCCGGCGCAGCCCCGGGCAACACCCTGTTGCGCCAACTGCTGTCGCGGCCCACGGCCCTTGCCGCGCTGGCCCTTTTGTGCATCATCCTGTCCATGGCCGTGTTCGCGCCGTACCTTTCTCCTCGCCATCCTGCTGACGTGGACATTACCCGCAAGTTCGAGGCCCCCAGCCTGGAGGAACCCCTGGGCACGGACCATCTGGGCCGCAGCGTGCTGGCCCGGTTGTGCCACGGCACGCGGGTTTCGCTGTTCGCCGTGGGGGCCATCCTGACCTGCATCGTGGCCGTGGGGCTGACGGCGGGTTGCGTGGCAGGCTACGCGGGGGGGCGGGTGGACAGCCTGCTCATGCGCGCCTGCGACGTGTTCATGACCTTTCCCACCTTCATCCTGGCCCTGTTCCTGGTGGGGGTGCTGGGGTCGGGGCTGACCAACGTGATCATCGCCGTGGCCTGCACCCACTGGGCCTGGTACGCGCGGTTCGCGCGCGGGCTGGTGCTGGGGCTGAAGCAGCGCGAATACGTGCTGGCCGCGCGCGCTGCGGGCACCCGACCGGCGCGGCTGGTGCTCCGCCACATCCTGCCCCCGGTGCTGGCCCAGATGCTGGTCATGGCCGGGCTGGACGTGGGTCACATGCTGCTGCACGTTTCCGGCCTGTCCTTCCTGGGCCTTGGGGTGCGCCCCCCGACGCCGGAATGGGGGGTAATGATCGGCGATGCGCGCGAATACATCGGCGCACACCCTGAACAGTTGCTGTACCCCGGCCTGATGATCTTCGTGACGGTGATGGCCTTCAACCTGCTGGGCGATGCCCTGCGCGACGCCCTGGACCCCGCCGCCGCGCGCGAGACGGAAGGGGGCGCGGCCTGCGCGGCGCATGCCCCCGACGGAATCGATGCTACCGATGGGATGGTCGGGCCGGTCGGAGCGGATGGAGGGGACGGGCTGACTGCCCCGGAATATCCCGATGCCGCAGGCAACCGCCCGGTGGAGCTCGACGAAGTGCGCACTGACGCGCGCGCGGGGGACGACAGGAGCGACATGGCCCCTGCGCTCGCCGCGTCCGCTCCCGCGCCCGTGCCCGCACTGGCCGTACGCGGACTGGAACTGCGCCGCGCCGCCCGAACCGCCGGTACGGTACGCGACACCGAAACCGGAACGACAAAGCCTGCCCTGTCCGGCCCCGCTCTCGGGCCTCCCCTCGTTGGCCCGGTGGACCTGACGGTGGAACGCGGCCAGGTGGTCTGCCTGGTGGGGCCAAGCGGCTGCGGCAAATCGCTGACCTGCATGGCCCTGCTGGGCATGCTGCCCGATGGCGTGGCCCGTACCGCAGGCACCATCCGCGTGAATGGGCAGACCGTGGATTGGCAGGCCCCGGAAGGGCATGCAGCGGACGGCGCGCCGCCGGAACGGCTGCGCCTGCTGCGCGGACGCGGGGCAGCCTACGTGCTCCAGAATCCCGCCAGTTGCTTCGACCCGGTGTTCACCATCGGCGCGCATTTCCAGGAAACCCTGGCCGCCCATCTGCCCGCCGCTCCCAAGGACGGCCCCAAAGGCACCCGCCGCCCCGACTGGCACACAGCAGCCCTTGCCGCCCTGCGCGAGGTGGGGTTTGACGATGCGCAGGCCATCCTGCGCCACTACCCCTTCCAGATGAGCGGCGGCATGCTCCAGCGGGTGATGATCGCCCTCGCCCTGGTGCTGGATGTACCGCTGCTCATCGCCGACGAGCCCACCACCGACCTCGACCTGCCCTCGCAGGCCCACGTGCTGGACCTGCTGGACCAGGTGCGCCGCACCCGCAACATGGCCATCCTGCTGGTGACCCACGACCTTAGCGTGGCGGCCCGCATGGCCGACCGCATGGCCGTCATGCGCCATGGCCGGGTGGTGGAGCAGGGCGACGTGCGCGAACTGTTCAGCGCGCCGCGCCACCCGTATACCCGCGCCCTGCTGGCCGCCCACCACCGGCTGTACGGCCTGCGCCCGCCACTCGCGGACGGTGTGGCGCCGCAGCCCCTTGTCACCTCATCCGCCGCCGCAAGCCGCCCATGA
- a CDS encoding AMP-binding protein has product MTRKDRTEGIYSRREVLDESERRQYYLIQLKDLLSYAYRYSEDVKKRFDRAQFNVEKFKTLTDLKHIPILKKKELIFLQSMGPRLGGLLTKDLGELKRVFLSPGPIFDPEDRADDYWGYTEAFYSVGFRPGDVAQITFNYHLAPAGLMFEEPLRNLGCAVVPAGPGNAATQLEIMSKLRVSGYVGTPSYLLHLAQKAEEKGMNLRKDLFLEVGFVTGEKFSEKLRAQLEKKFDLIMRQGYGTADVGCIGYECFHKTGLHIANRCYVEICHPDTGIPLKDGEVGEIVVTAFNKTYPLIRLATGDLSYIDRSPCPCGRTSPRLGSIVGRVDTTARIKGMFVYPHQVEQVMSRFEEIKRWQIEVTNPGGIDEMTLFIEASNFKREDELLHQFREKIKLRPELKILAPGTLPPQIRPIEDKRVWD; this is encoded by the coding sequence ATGACCCGCAAGGACCGTACCGAAGGCATCTACAGCCGCCGCGAGGTGCTCGACGAGAGCGAACGCAGGCAATACTACCTCATCCAGCTGAAGGATCTGCTTTCCTACGCCTACCGCTATTCCGAGGACGTGAAGAAGCGCTTCGACCGCGCCCAGTTCAACGTGGAGAAGTTCAAGACCCTCACGGACCTCAAGCACATTCCCATCCTCAAGAAGAAGGAACTCATCTTCCTCCAGTCCATGGGGCCGCGCCTTGGCGGGCTGTTGACCAAGGACCTTGGCGAGTTGAAGCGCGTGTTCCTGTCGCCCGGCCCCATCTTCGACCCCGAAGACCGCGCCGACGACTACTGGGGCTACACCGAGGCCTTCTATTCCGTGGGCTTCCGCCCCGGCGACGTGGCCCAGATCACCTTCAACTACCACCTCGCCCCGGCGGGCCTGATGTTCGAGGAACCCCTGCGCAACCTGGGTTGCGCCGTGGTGCCCGCAGGCCCCGGCAACGCGGCCACGCAGCTCGAGATCATGTCCAAGCTGCGCGTGTCCGGCTATGTGGGCACGCCCAGCTACCTCCTGCACCTTGCCCAGAAGGCCGAGGAAAAGGGCATGAACCTGCGCAAGGACCTGTTCCTTGAAGTGGGCTTCGTCACCGGTGAAAAATTCTCCGAAAAGCTGCGCGCGCAGCTCGAGAAGAAGTTCGACCTCATCATGCGCCAGGGCTACGGCACGGCGGACGTGGGCTGCATCGGCTACGAATGCTTCCACAAGACCGGCCTGCACATCGCCAACCGCTGCTACGTGGAAATCTGCCATCCGGACACCGGCATTCCGCTGAAGGACGGCGAGGTGGGCGAAATCGTGGTCACGGCCTTCAACAAGACCTACCCGCTGATCCGCCTGGCCACTGGCGACCTGTCGTACATCGACCGTTCGCCCTGCCCCTGCGGCCGCACCAGCCCGCGCCTTGGCTCCATCGTGGGCCGCGTGGACACCACCGCGCGCATCAAGGGCATGTTCGTGTACCCGCACCAGGTGGAACAGGTCATGTCGCGCTTCGAGGAAATCAAGCGCTGGCAGATCGAGGTCACCAACCCCGGCGGCATCGACGAAATGACCCTGTTCATCGAGGCCAGCAACTTCAAGCGCGAGGACGAACTGCTCCACCAGTTCCGCGAGAAGATCAAGCTGCGCCCGGAACTGAAGATCCTTGCGCCCGGCACCCTGCCCCCGCAGATCCGTCCCATCGAGGACAAGCGGGTATGGGACTAG
- a CDS encoding type II toxin-antitoxin system HicB family antitoxin, with product MLYCAVLTPLGDDGFAVDFPDFPDAAPGDMGADTLCEAYGMAEEALAEHVRGLLARGETLPEPTPPDRLPTAPPAGAALFMVPVRLEPRRVVKVTLTMTEQEKDTLDAVAADWNMSRSQVVVAAIRDLCDRMGCP from the coding sequence ATGCTGTATTGCGCCGTGCTGACCCCCCTCGGCGATGACGGTTTCGCCGTGGACTTTCCCGATTTTCCCGATGCCGCCCCCGGTGACATGGGCGCTGATACCTTGTGCGAGGCCTACGGCATGGCCGAGGAAGCACTGGCCGAACACGTGCGCGGGCTGCTGGCCCGTGGCGAAACCCTGCCCGAACCCACCCCGCCGGACCGGTTGCCCACGGCCCCGCCCGCTGGCGCCGCCCTGTTCATGGTGCCCGTGCGCCTGGAACCGCGCCGGGTGGTCAAGGTAACCCTGACCATGACCGAGCAGGAAAAGGACACGCTGGATGCCGTGGCCGCCGACTGGAACATGAGCCGGTCGCAGGTGGTGGTGGCGGCGATTCGTGACCTTTGCGACCGCATGGGCTGCCCCTGA
- a CDS encoding TOBE domain-containing protein: MKVSARNLIPGKVKEITVGAVNSEVIIEVAPGIEVVSIITKRSVEDMGLKKGSDVKAMVKASNVMIVTD; this comes from the coding sequence ATGAAAGTCAGCGCCCGCAATCTTATCCCCGGCAAGGTCAAGGAAATCACCGTTGGTGCGGTCAATTCGGAAGTGATCATCGAAGTGGCCCCCGGCATCGAAGTGGTGTCCATCATCACCAAGCGCTCGGTGGAAGACATGGGCCTCAAGAAGGGCTCGGACGTGAAGGCCATGGTCAAGGCCTCCAACGTCATGATCGTCACCGACTAG
- a CDS encoding ChaN family lipoprotein — protein MGLAGTRHISGRGAGSFLPCVPLLLLVLLAGGCAAARPPDSGGGTRGATVAVPVTAIAATTTPGAARMGMPTPRLPDGTLVTVSKAGEIRTLDPADAARQALRHDYILLGESHTSACDHRAQAAFITALLAEGARPAIGLEMVPRDGQPALDEFSRGATPLDKLSDALDWPKTWGYDFELYKPVFVVADWARLPVHGLNVPQRVVRQVSRGGLESVAEADRVWLPPSIIAPAPEQRATLTAIFREHAAMRTGRAGGAGQTAPQGQQPQTGQPQKGQPQIGQIQAGEQPVATPSAVQAASVTPITPITPVPPVPPVESEAASSVTPSSAPSVTPANDAEALERFLLVQSLWDSAMAHQAVRVRVAHGGPVVILAGGGHVEFGWGIARRIRLLDPDAHVLLVMPWRIAPDADVRPPVPDAKGAPANVSVAESADTPPDAAQADMFWVCRAEPEPPRPMPGMPAAAGGPARPRLGLLLQQEADGARVEQVEPGSVAERAGFRPGDLILRVGDRVVDSMRVLHEAGAAAVAAGQDVRFTVRGPGAADGERVLTVPGLK, from the coding sequence ATGGGACTAGCCGGAACCCGGCATATCAGCGGACGCGGGGCGGGAAGTTTCCTGCCCTGCGTGCCGCTGCTTCTGCTCGTGCTGCTGGCGGGCGGCTGCGCTGCGGCGCGGCCGCCCGACAGCGGCGGGGGCACGAGGGGCGCGACGGTTGCCGTACCGGTGACCGCGATAGCGGCCACGACCACACCGGGGGCCGCACGCATGGGCATGCCCACTCCCCGCCTGCCCGACGGCACGCTGGTGACGGTGTCGAAGGCCGGGGAAATCCGTACCCTGGATCCGGCGGACGCCGCACGGCAGGCCCTGCGTCACGACTACATCCTGCTGGGTGAGTCGCACACCAGCGCGTGCGACCACCGGGCGCAGGCCGCGTTCATCACCGCCCTGCTGGCGGAAGGCGCGCGCCCGGCCATAGGCCTTGAGATGGTGCCCCGCGACGGGCAGCCCGCGCTGGACGAATTTTCGCGGGGGGCCACCCCGCTGGACAAGCTTTCCGATGCCCTGGACTGGCCGAAGACCTGGGGCTACGACTTCGAGCTGTACAAGCCCGTGTTTGTCGTGGCCGACTGGGCGCGCCTGCCCGTGCACGGCCTGAACGTGCCCCAGCGCGTGGTGCGCCAGGTGAGCCGGGGCGGGCTGGAATCCGTGGCCGAGGCCGACCGGGTCTGGCTGCCGCCGTCCATCATCGCGCCCGCGCCGGAGCAGCGCGCCACGCTGACCGCCATTTTCCGCGAGCACGCGGCCATGCGGACCGGGCGTGCCGGTGGTGCTGGGCAAACCGCACCGCAGGGGCAGCAGCCCCAGACCGGGCAGCCCCAGAAGGGTCAGCCGCAGATCGGGCAGATTCAGGCCGGGGAGCAGCCAGTCGCAACGCCATCCGCTGTACAGGCGGCTTCCGTCACCCCAATCACTCCAATCACCCCCGTCCCCCCCGTCCCCCCAGTTGAGTCGGAAGCCGCATCATCCGTCACGCCATCCTCTGCGCCATCGGTCACCCCCGCCAACGACGCCGAAGCCCTCGAACGGTTCCTGCTGGTGCAGTCGCTGTGGGATTCGGCCATGGCCCACCAGGCGGTGCGGGTGCGCGTGGCCCACGGTGGCCCGGTGGTCATTCTTGCGGGCGGCGGGCATGTGGAGTTCGGCTGGGGCATCGCCCGGCGCATTCGCCTGCTGGACCCGGATGCTCACGTGCTGCTGGTGATGCCGTGGCGCATCGCGCCGGATGCGGATGTCAGGCCCCCGGTGCCCGACGCCAAGGGCGCGCCCGCAAATGTTTCTGTCGCGGAATCTGCGGACACCCCGCCCGATGCGGCGCAGGCCGACATGTTCTGGGTGTGCCGGGCAGAGCCGGAACCGCCGCGCCCCATGCCCGGCATGCCAGCCGCTGCGGGCGGCCCCGCACGGCCCCGTCTGGGCCTGCTGTTGCAGCAGGAAGCGGACGGCGCGCGCGTGGAACAGGTGGAGCCGGGCTCCGTGGCCGAGCGCGCCGGGTTCCGTCCGGGCGACCTCATCCTGCGTGTGGGTGACCGCGTGGTGGACAGTATGCGCGTGCTGCACGAGGCGGGCGCGGCTGCCGTGGCCGCCGGGCAGGACGTGCGCTTTACCGTGCGCGGTCCCGGCGCTGCCGACGGCGAACGGGTGTTGACCGTACCCGGCCTGAAGTAG
- a CDS encoding HPP family protein, translating to MDYFRKMCGCGRDNCRPGLLGLLPRPDISETLWSFIGALCGIGVVAWLCDRVASPGDGFVLIGSFGASAVLAYGAPGAPFSQPRNLLGGHVLSALVGVFVARNLGVPGMVGMSGAEAQVLATAWLAPAVAVAAAIALMHLTDTLHPPGGATALIAVTGSPQIQALGYKYAVVPVAAGAAALLVVALLVNNIPRGRRYPRHWW from the coding sequence ATGGACTATTTCCGCAAGATGTGCGGCTGCGGCCGCGACAACTGCCGCCCCGGCCTGCTGGGCCTGCTGCCCAGACCCGACATTTCCGAAACCCTGTGGTCGTTCATCGGCGCGCTGTGCGGCATCGGCGTGGTGGCATGGCTGTGCGACCGGGTAGCCTCGCCGGGCGACGGCTTTGTGCTCATCGGCTCGTTCGGGGCCTCGGCGGTGCTGGCCTACGGTGCGCCGGGCGCGCCCTTTTCGCAGCCGCGCAATCTGCTGGGCGGCCATGTTCTGTCAGCGCTGGTGGGGGTGTTCGTGGCGCGGAACCTGGGGGTACCGGGCATGGTCGGGATGTCGGGGGCCGAAGCGCAGGTGCTGGCCACGGCGTGGCTGGCCCCGGCAGTGGCCGTGGCCGCCGCCATCGCCCTGATGCACCTGACCGACACCCTGCACCCGCCGGGCGGGGCCACCGCGCTCATCGCCGTCACCGGCAGCCCGCAGATTCAGGCCCTGGGCTACAAGTACGCCGTGGTGCCCGTGGCCGCCGGGGCCGCCGCCCTGCTGGTGGTGGCCCTGCTGGTGAACAACATCCCGCGCGGGCGGCGCTACCCCCGGCACTGGTGGTGA
- a CDS encoding SDR family oxidoreductase — MEHPAPCPNADFPSPAPTLAGRVALVTGGAQGIGRGIVEHLLACGMRVAAMDADAEALAGLTGILAGALAAELAADNGAPSPAHPGASTTSPSLLALHGNVAEQADADRCVAATVARFGGLHLLVNNAGIANPHSGPADVATMDMDHWQRMLDVNLTGPMRMVRAAVPHLRAARGVVVNIASTRAVQSEPHTEAYAASKGGLVALTHALAVSLGPEVRVNCISPGWIEVRHLRKAAHRETPVHTEADRAQHPVGRVGTVRDVAALVAFLAGEDAGFVTGQNWLVDGGMTRRMIYEE, encoded by the coding sequence GTGGAACACCCCGCCCCGTGTCCGAACGCCGATTTCCCTTCCCCCGCCCCAACCCTGGCGGGCCGCGTGGCGCTGGTCACCGGCGGTGCGCAAGGCATTGGCCGGGGCATCGTGGAGCATCTGCTGGCCTGCGGCATGCGCGTGGCCGCCATGGATGCCGACGCCGAGGCGCTGGCCGGACTTACTGGAATATTGGCCGGAGCATTGGCCGCCGAACTGGCGGCGGACAACGGCGCCCCGTCACCCGCACATCCGGGTGCTTCCACGACATCCCCTTCCCTGCTGGCCCTGCACGGCAACGTGGCCGAACAGGCCGACGCGGACCGTTGCGTGGCCGCCACGGTGGCCCGTTTCGGCGGGCTGCACCTGCTGGTGAACAACGCGGGCATCGCCAATCCCCATTCCGGCCCCGCCGACGTGGCAACCATGGACATGGACCACTGGCAGCGCATGCTGGACGTGAACCTGACCGGCCCCATGCGCATGGTGCGCGCCGCCGTGCCCCACCTGCGGGCCGCGCGCGGGGTGGTGGTGAACATCGCCTCCACCCGCGCCGTGCAGTCGGAACCGCATACCGAGGCCTACGCCGCGTCCAAGGGAGGTCTGGTTGCCCTGACGCACGCGCTGGCCGTGAGCCTTGGCCCAGAGGTGCGGGTGAACTGCATCTCGCCGGGCTGGATAGAGGTACGCCACCTGCGCAAGGCGGCACACCGCGAAACGCCAGTGCACACGGAAGCCGACCGCGCCCAGCACCCCGTGGGCCGCGTGGGCACGGTGCGCGACGTGGCCGCGCTGGTGGCCTTTCTGGCCGGGGAGGACGCCGGGTTCGTCACCGGGCAGAACTGGCTGGTGGACGGCGGCATGACCCGCCGGATGATCTACGAGGAGTAA
- a CDS encoding dipeptide/oligopeptide/nickel ABC transporter ATP-binding protein, whose protein sequence is MHHADDTIAAPPARQSATANLGTPPLLELRGVTRSYRTGGWFAPGQMREVLRGVDLTVREGGCTGVVGPSGAGKSTLCRIALGLERPDGGVVRFMGRDVRHGLGKDRRHVQVVFQNSVNAVNPRLTVERIIGEPLENFTPLNRRQRRARAGELLEQVHLSPALLDRLPHRLSGGQLQRVCIARALAPRPRLILLDEALSSLDMLVQARVLDLLTELRRATGTAYLFVTHDVRLVPLFCDEAAVLTEGRVAPVDMHARAQSRTRQAPHPAGAHHADPHQVAYDALRAAILPAMPANAPL, encoded by the coding sequence ATGCATCACGCCGACGACACCATAGCCGCCCCACCTGCCCGGCAGTCCGCAACGGCGAACCTTGGGACCCCGCCCCTGCTGGAACTGCGCGGGGTAACCCGCAGCTACCGCACCGGCGGGTGGTTCGCCCCGGGCCAGATGCGCGAGGTGCTGCGCGGCGTGGACCTGACCGTGCGCGAAGGCGGCTGCACCGGTGTTGTCGGGCCCAGCGGCGCGGGCAAGAGCACCTTGTGCCGCATCGCCCTGGGGTTGGAACGGCCCGACGGCGGCGTAGTGCGGTTTATGGGCCGGGATGTGCGCCACGGCCTTGGCAAGGACCGCCGCCACGTGCAGGTGGTCTTCCAGAACTCGGTGAACGCGGTGAACCCGCGCCTGACCGTGGAACGCATCATCGGCGAACCGCTGGAGAACTTCACCCCGCTGAATCGCCGCCAACGCCGCGCCCGTGCCGGTGAACTGCTGGAACAGGTGCACCTTTCCCCGGCCCTGCTGGACCGCCTGCCCCACCGCCTGAGCGGCGGGCAATTGCAACGGGTGTGCATCGCCCGCGCCCTGGCGCCCCGTCCCCGGCTGATCCTGCTGGACGAGGCCCTGAGCAGCCTGGACATGCTGGTGCAGGCCCGCGTGCTGGATCTGCTGACCGAACTGCGCCGCGCCACGGGCACCGCCTACCTGTTCGTGACCCACGACGTGCGTCTGGTGCCGCTGTTCTGCGACGAGGCCGCCGTGCTCACCGAAGGCCGGGTGGCCCCGGTGGACATGCACGCCCGCGCCCAGTCCCGCACGCGGCAGGCCCCGCATCCGGCGGGCGCACACCACGCGGACCCGCATCAGGTTGCATATGACGCGCTGCGCGCAGCCATCCTGCCCGCCATGCCCGCAAACGCGCCGCTGTAG
- the nikA gene encoding nickel ABC transporter substrate-binding protein — protein sequence MPTRSPCVVAHFPRHWLRALLRPMLAALMLFTVALAGGLAAPLAAHAADTPADTLRYSWPSNVGELNPHKYSPNQMFAQGMVYESLVKYAKGGAIEPWLAESWTVSPDGKVYTFTLRKGVTFSDGTPFDSKAVRMNLETVLANRASHDWLELVAQIDKVETPDARTVRLVLKNAYYPALQELALIRPVRFLSPSAFPASGNTAEGIKAPIGTGPWKLVETRKGEYDVLERNDAYWGKKPAIKRIVVRVIPDPNTRLVALQAGELDLVFGGGGHGGGQISLEAFDALKKGGKYATYLSPPQASRVIALNSKSGPTADIAVRKAILHTINKDAMVKGIFLNAEARADALFPPTSPYCDLKLPPYAHDIAKAEALLDEAGWKRTNPQGPKGPRMKDGKPLTVDLCFVGNDALQKAIAEFLQSELARVGMQANLIGEEEDAIGERQKNGTFGMVFGDTWGAPYDPHSFVSGMRVPTHADYQAQIGLPMKADIDARIGKVLLTTDETTRQNLYRDILTTLHDQAVYLPLTYQTSMVVHTARVDGVHFGAMDTEIPFEDMLLK from the coding sequence ATGCCGACCCGGTCGCCTTGTGTTGTCGCCCATTTCCCGCGCCACTGGCTGCGTGCGCTTCTGCGGCCCATGCTTGCCGCCCTCATGCTGTTCACCGTGGCGCTGGCGGGCGGCCTTGCCGCTCCCCTTGCCGCGCACGCCGCCGACACCCCGGCGGACACCCTGCGCTATTCCTGGCCCTCCAACGTGGGTGAACTGAACCCGCACAAGTATTCGCCCAACCAGATGTTTGCCCAGGGCATGGTGTATGAATCGCTGGTCAAGTACGCCAAGGGCGGCGCCATCGAACCCTGGCTGGCCGAAAGCTGGACCGTGTCGCCCGACGGCAAGGTGTACACCTTCACGTTGCGCAAGGGCGTGACCTTTTCCGACGGCACGCCCTTCGATTCCAAGGCCGTGCGCATGAACCTTGAAACGGTGCTGGCCAACCGCGCCTCGCACGACTGGCTGGAACTGGTGGCCCAGATCGACAAGGTGGAAACGCCCGATGCGCGCACCGTGCGCCTGGTGCTGAAGAACGCCTACTACCCCGCGTTGCAGGAACTGGCGCTGATCCGGCCCGTGCGCTTCCTGTCGCCCTCGGCGTTCCCCGCATCCGGCAACACCGCAGAGGGCATCAAGGCGCCCATCGGCACCGGCCCGTGGAAGCTGGTGGAAACCCGCAAGGGCGAATACGACGTGCTCGAGCGCAACGACGCCTACTGGGGCAAAAAGCCCGCCATCAAGCGCATCGTGGTCCGGGTCATCCCGGACCCGAATACCCGGCTGGTGGCCTTGCAGGCGGGCGAACTTGACCTGGTCTTCGGCGGCGGCGGACACGGCGGCGGACAGATCAGCCTGGAAGCCTTCGACGCCCTGAAGAAGGGCGGCAAGTACGCCACCTACCTTTCGCCGCCGCAGGCCAGCCGGGTCATCGCGCTGAACAGCAAGAGCGGCCCCACCGCCGACATAGCCGTGCGCAAGGCCATCCTGCACACCATCAACAAAGACGCCATGGTCAAGGGCATCTTCCTGAACGCGGAAGCCCGCGCCGACGCCCTGTTCCCGCCCACGTCCCCCTACTGCGACCTGAAGCTGCCCCCCTACGCCCACGACATCGCCAAGGCGGAAGCACTGCTGGACGAGGCGGGCTGGAAACGCACCAATCCCCAGGGCCCCAAAGGCCCGCGCATGAAGGACGGCAAGCCGCTGACCGTGGACCTGTGCTTCGTGGGCAACGACGCCCTGCAAAAGGCCATCGCGGAATTCCTGCAATCTGAACTGGCCCGCGTGGGCATGCAGGCCAACCTGATCGGCGAGGAAGAAGACGCCATCGGCGAGCGCCAGAAGAACGGCACCTTCGGCATGGTCTTCGGCGATACCTGGGGCGCACCCTACGATCCGCATTCCTTCGTCAGCGGCATGCGCGTGCCCACCCACGCCGATTACCAGGCCCAGATAGGCCTGCCCATGAAGGCCGACATCGACGCCAGGATCGGCAAGGTGCTGCTGACCACCGACGAAACCACGCGCCAGAACCTGTACCGCGACATCCTGACCACCCTGCACGACCAGGCCGTGTACCTGCCGCTGACCTACCAGACCAGCATGGTGGTACACACCGCCCGCGTGGACGGGGTGCACTTCGGCGCCATGGACACGGAAATCCCCTTCGAGGACATGCTCCTGAAATAG